DNA from Panthera leo isolate Ple1 chromosome D2, P.leo_Ple1_pat1.1, whole genome shotgun sequence:
CTATTGGTGAGATATAcaggcagtcatgagaccctttcaGAATGTAGCAACCAGTGGGTGGTGCTGCCCTCCTGCCCCACAGCCACCTGCTGCTTGGCCACATCCGCGCCTGCACAGTGCTCAGAATGGCTGGCAAAGCACAGAGGCTAAGTGATGAGGAGAGGAACCAGCTGCTGCCAAACCTGAGAGCTCTAGGGTGGAACGAGCTGGAAGGCAGAGATGCTATCTTCAAGCAGTTCCATTTCAAAGACTTCATTTGGGCCTTTGGCTTCATGATGAAGGTGGCCCTGCAGGCTCAGAAACTAGACCACCATCCCGAATGGTTTAACATGTACAGTAAGGCCCACATCACCCTGAGCACCCGTGAATGTGCCGGCCTTTTAGAATGGGACATAAACCTGGCCAGCTTCATTGAACAATTAGCAGTGTCCATGACATAGGCCCTGCCCTTCTTCTTTGAAATCTTTGGGGGAAGTGGAGGGACTGATTTGGGAATCCAGGGAGGGAACTGGGGAGCCCTGAGATGTTCTACAGCCAGAATTGCCAAGTGGACTCCGCTGCCTCTGTTTAGGGGAGAGTCCTTGCTGAGGTAAGAGGAGATGCCAGCCTCACTGCTGACCACTCTTTATCCCCAGCGCTCTGGCACATGTATGCTAATCGAGTACTATCTTCCCCTTCTGTGGGACTTCCCAACAACAGTAATGGTCTTCTTGCCAGGCTGTGTCTTGCTCCTTTTCTAATTCATTTCCCAAGAAGCTGTGTCTAAGATGCACAGTCTTATCTTAGAAACCAGGACCCTAAAGTCAACCCCCTGGTATGTGACAGAAACACGTGTGCTTTTATGTCTCAAATAAAACTATTGTTtcaattgggggaaaaaaaaagaatgtagcaACCAGTGCTTACTTGATCCTTATCTAAACCATGCAGGCCTTCTGGGTTAAAagtgaatgtttttcttttctgtttctatcaCTATCACTCTTTGggcctaaatatataaaaaactgtaatttttaaatgtttggaagcattattttcctttaaaaatctggGGTTTGGGTCATTTGTTCCACTTAACtctgttatataattttataaattttattttattttttaagggtcttatttttaagtaatttctatacccaacatggggcttgaactcacaaccccaagattcagagttgcatgctctactgactgagcctgcctGGCACAGCACCCCCACACgccttttttctctaaaatttattttaagtgcaTTTGTACTGAACATGTACGTGAAAGTTTTGTtatatctttgaaaaatactaataTAACTAATAAAGTTACTaatacaggggtgtctgggtggctcagttggttaagcaaacgactcttgatctcagctcagaccttgatctcagggttgtgaattcaagctccacattgggctccaccctggatgtgaagcctacttagaaaatgaatgagtgaatgaatgaataagtgaatgaatgaatgaatgaatgaataaataataagataACTAATATAAACTCTTAACAGCTTTTTTTCCTGGAGGCTGTAACTTCAGTAAACTCTTAgtctatttcctattttttagttactataaattataatttcaaaattataaaattcacccttttttgGTTCCATGTTCCTTTTTGGTTCATGGTCCTTATGAAAGACCAAagtgatttataaatatatagaaagcaAAAGTTCCCCACATATGTTttccaacattttctttaaagagtaTTTGATATAGACAAAAGAATATGTATCATGTTTTGAAGCATACCAATGAAACTAAACCTCATGAACCTATCACCCAATTGAAGAAATGTGATATTATTAATAGCTTCAAGACTCCTTTCATACTCTGCCTAGAGTCATTCTCCCAAATCCTCCACAGAAGTAACCATACTCTTGAATATaggtttggtatttttttttaacataattcattttctttataatttaattgTGATTATGTATTCCTGAACagtatgttttttagttttgtttttaaactgtataaaattaatacatttttgtatatatcTGTGATTTATCCTCGTTGATACATATAGCTATAGTTCATTGATTTTCATTATTCAATAACTAGTATTCCACTGCAtgaatatgtatcattttatttgtttattttattcatttatttttttaacatttatttttgagagacagagcatgagtgggggaggggcaggagcagaggggggacacagaatctgaagcaggctccaggctctgagctgtcagcagagcccgacacagggctcaaactcacggaccgtgagatcatgacatgagccaaagttggatgcttaaccaactgagccacctaagtgcccctatttgtttgtttgtttataatttatttattttgagagagagagagagaaaggcagacagggagggagaaagagaactccaagcaggtcccacactgtcagcgcagagcccgatgtgcagcTCATTCTCAttgaactgagagatcgtgacctgagctgaaatcaagagttggatgcttaaccgacagagccacccagcccccctcattttatttttccattcacctgttgatggacatttatgtcATTTCCAGTTGTTTTGTGactatgaacattcttatatTTGCCTCTTGTACATACGCAAGAATTTATTTAAGGTAGTAGTTATCAAAATACT
Protein-coding regions in this window:
- the LOC122202695 gene encoding pterin-4-alpha-carbinolamine dehydratase-like, with the translated sequence MAGKAQRLSDEERNQLLPNLRALGWNELEGRDAIFKQFHFKDFIWAFGFMMKVALQAQKLDHHPEWFNMYSKAHITLSTRECAGLLEWDINLASFIEQLAVSMT